The Nitriliruptor alkaliphilus DSM 45188 genome includes a region encoding these proteins:
- a CDS encoding DUF6429 family protein gives MHRNAHRDRFGWQAWKTIPWQATDGFHERGLIDEPRSRAESVALTRKERAWPSSCTPSCSGSTIRAPTRAESAIADATVSAYGPPRLTLRGRSTVLSGSETGRCMTVPGCWAPEVAADACG, from the coding sequence ATGCACCGCAACGCGCACCGGGACAGGTTCGGCTGGCAGGCGTGGAAGACCATCCCGTGGCAAGCAACCGACGGCTTTCACGAGCGAGGGCTCATCGATGAGCCGCGTTCCAGGGCGGAGTCGGTAGCGCTCACGAGGAAGGAGCGCGCCTGGCCGAGCAGCTGTACGCCGAGCTGTTCGGGGTCGACGATCCGGGCCCCGACTAGAGCTGAGTCGGCCATCGCCGACGCGACGGTGAGCGCGTACGGCCCACCACGGCTCACCCTACGCGGGCGTTCGACGGTCTTGTCGGGTAGTGAGACCGGGCGTTGCATGACAGTTCCTGGCTGCTGGGCGCCAGAAGTTGCCGCCGACGCCTGCGGATGA